In Paenibacillus guangzhouensis, a single window of DNA contains:
- a CDS encoding MBL fold metallo-hydrolase translates to MKIQLIRNATLWLEYAGVKILVDPMFSDAEANPPIINSNNDRRNPLVPLPADAAVWAQPDLMLVSHLHQDHFDEAAIARLPKTTPVVCQPGNEEQLHGHGFTDVTSIESTISTNGITIHRTQGQHGTGEIGQWMGQVSGFVLQAANEPTLYIAGDTIWCDDVVQALDAYHPDVTVVNAGGAQFVMGDPITMDAADVIAVCEHAPYTQVVAVHMDAINHCHVTRDKLRDALDASGKSYNVRIPEDGEWV, encoded by the coding sequence ATGAAAATCCAATTAATCAGAAACGCGACATTATGGCTGGAATATGCAGGCGTCAAGATCCTGGTAGATCCGATGTTTAGTGATGCGGAAGCGAATCCGCCGATTATCAACTCCAATAATGACCGTAGAAATCCGCTCGTACCGCTGCCAGCAGACGCAGCCGTATGGGCTCAACCGGACTTGATGCTCGTCTCGCATCTGCATCAGGACCATTTCGACGAAGCAGCGATTGCGCGTCTACCGAAGACAACTCCGGTGGTATGCCAGCCGGGCAACGAGGAGCAGCTTCATGGGCATGGCTTCACGGATGTCACGTCCATTGAATCAACGATCTCAACCAATGGGATCACGATTCACCGTACCCAGGGTCAACATGGTACCGGGGAAATCGGACAATGGATGGGCCAAGTATCCGGCTTCGTCCTGCAAGCGGCGAATGAACCAACGTTATATATTGCAGGCGATACAATCTGGTGCGACGATGTCGTGCAAGCGCTGGATGCGTATCATCCCGATGTCACGGTCGTGAACGCCGGCGGCGCTCAGTTCGTGATGGGCGATCCAATCACGATGGATGCAGCGGATGTCATCGCCGTGTGCGAGCACGCCCCGTATACGCAGGTCGTTGCCGTGCACATGGACGCGATCAATCACTGCCATGTGACACGTGACAAGCTACGCGATGCCCTCGACGCATCAGGGAAGTCTTACAACGTGCGGATTCCGGAAGACGGAGAGTGGGTCTAA
- a CDS encoding Lrp/AsnC family transcriptional regulator, translated as MNDVTIDAVDLDILQLLIEDANRSHKEIGQSVHLTGQAVGARVRKLQDIGVIEGYTVRWNPEKLGQAVQALVTVFLTSHTAHQRFRAFVDSSDEIVEAHRVSGEGCYWMRIRVGSPSALSAFLEQLLEFANYKVSLTIDQVK; from the coding sequence ATGAATGATGTTACGATCGACGCGGTGGATTTGGACATATTGCAATTATTAATCGAGGATGCGAACCGGTCGCACAAAGAAATCGGCCAGAGCGTCCACCTTACCGGGCAAGCGGTCGGTGCGCGCGTGCGCAAGCTGCAGGATATCGGCGTCATCGAAGGCTATACGGTAAGATGGAACCCGGAGAAGCTCGGCCAAGCCGTGCAAGCGCTCGTCACCGTGTTCCTCACCTCGCATACGGCGCATCAACGCTTCCGCGCCTTCGTCGACAGCTCTGACGAGATCGTCGAGGCTCATCGCGTTAGCGGCGAAGGCTGCTATTGGATGCGCATCCGCGTTGGCTCGCCTTCTGCGCTAAGCGCATTTCTCGAACAGCTGCTGGAATTCGCGAATTATAAGGTCAGTCTGACGATTGATCAGGTGAAATAG
- a CDS encoding ArsR/SmtB family transcription factor — MALDYRLRVSFTPLHEFISSLHTYLCRKSYKKIDLSMDWVETTQERLSPELRDMLGNTEVNGDWRFIYLLALVCPDSTSPEELVAWIEGHSVGELYELLSQYGNEFPAQMEAFRTHAVQLLTAWNEEYFRQLDPEIIQLLHAEATRRTEMLTQLSPEDFVDDTTNGMLFTPIPGLEELILVPQYHFQPLNVIWHFGKVTLCHYAARVYVDEPGELSPHHYRILRTIGEKSRMKILRYLHNGPQPFTEIVRHLKISKGITHDHIGKLRSAGFIHAHIEGEVTTHYSLRLKAIRQIDEILYRYIATISQ; from the coding sequence GTGGCATTGGATTATCGCTTGCGCGTAAGTTTTACGCCTTTGCATGAATTTATTAGCAGTCTGCATACTTATTTATGCCGCAAGTCCTATAAGAAAATCGATTTATCGATGGATTGGGTGGAGACGACGCAGGAGCGATTATCGCCTGAACTCCGAGATATGCTGGGTAATACCGAGGTGAATGGCGATTGGAGATTTATCTATTTGCTGGCCCTCGTCTGTCCGGATTCGACGTCTCCGGAAGAGCTCGTGGCGTGGATTGAGGGGCATTCCGTAGGCGAACTCTACGAACTGCTGTCGCAATATGGCAATGAATTCCCAGCTCAGATGGAGGCATTCCGTACGCATGCCGTTCAGCTGTTGACCGCATGGAACGAAGAGTATTTCCGTCAGCTGGACCCCGAGATTATTCAGTTGCTCCATGCAGAAGCGACAAGACGGACGGAGATGTTGACGCAGCTGTCGCCGGAGGATTTCGTTGACGATACGACGAACGGCATGCTGTTCACCCCCATCCCGGGTCTTGAAGAATTGATACTTGTCCCGCAATATCATTTTCAACCATTGAATGTCATTTGGCACTTTGGCAAAGTAACGCTTTGCCACTATGCGGCGAGGGTGTACGTGGATGAGCCGGGTGAGCTCTCTCCGCACCATTATCGGATTCTTCGAACCATTGGCGAGAAGAGCCGCATGAAGATTTTACGCTATTTGCACAATGGACCGCAGCCGTTTACCGAAATTGTTCGTCATCTGAAAATTTCCAAAGGAATTACCCACGATCATATTGGCAAGCTGCGCAGTGCTGGATTCATCCATGCCCATATTGAAGGTGAGGTTACGACGCACTATAGTCTTCGGCTTAAGGCGATTAGGCAAATTGACGAGATTTTGTATCGCTATATCGCAACGATATCGCAATAA
- a CDS encoding arginine--tRNA ligase, with protein sequence MRLQTFIITHIEQAITRLYQLSLNSEEGGKPQAAVRIEQPSHMEHGDYSTNIAMQLAKVLRKSPMILASEIAAQLEQEGKLEQLVEKIEVAPPGFINLFIDWSVWASRDWQLEQRRAQKAIVEHTSINPNKSAHIGHLRNACIGDSIVRLLNRAGVQVEVHNYIDDLGNQLADTVVGMLHTPLKNEHARFGDFCWDVYSSLHREYKVRPDLEQERSTVLHALEEGHNNTAWMGMLVAERIVREQLEEMEQFGIGYHLLVWESNIVREGFWDAAFQLLQQTPQFKQETAGKLAGCWVLKQGDTNHEAQGDADQLEGDHEHQLDKVLVRSNGILTYTAKDIAYHLWKFGLLGKDFGYKRFADGLYTTTAASLGAPVADAFGHADTVINVIDARQAYPQMMVKQALEVLGFQDQADQLRHISYGVVSLSPRSAADLGIDTSDGKSAYAMSGRQGIGIKISRLLDLMEQVIADNRSNPDGLSSRLIAAASIRYYLLRFNLQTEVVFDLQQATEISGNTGVYLLYAYARASTLMHRASAEHGITPQLPAAFPDLHRAEYALLRQLALWPDTLHAAVEELSPSLICTYAHELATLFNNFYGACPILKGDDASKAFRVWLTSRFHETLGDALNTLGLPTPERM encoded by the coding sequence ATGAGATTACAAACTTTCATCATCACACATATCGAGCAAGCCATCACACGTCTGTATCAGCTGTCTCTCAATTCCGAAGAAGGAGGCAAACCGCAAGCTGCCGTTCGGATCGAGCAGCCTTCTCATATGGAACACGGCGATTATTCCACGAATATCGCGATGCAACTCGCCAAAGTGCTGCGCAAATCGCCGATGATCTTGGCTTCGGAGATTGCTGCTCAGCTCGAGCAGGAAGGTAAGCTGGAACAGCTCGTCGAGAAAATCGAGGTCGCGCCGCCAGGATTCATCAACCTCTTCATCGATTGGAGCGTGTGGGCGAGTCGGGACTGGCAGTTGGAGCAACGCAGGGCACAAAAGGCGATTGTCGAGCATACGTCGATCAATCCGAACAAATCAGCCCATATCGGGCATTTGCGCAATGCCTGCATAGGCGACAGTATCGTCCGTCTGCTTAACCGCGCGGGCGTGCAAGTCGAGGTACACAATTACATCGATGACCTCGGCAATCAGCTCGCCGATACGGTCGTCGGGATGCTGCATACGCCGCTGAAGAACGAGCATGCGCGATTCGGGGATTTCTGCTGGGATGTCTATTCCTCGCTGCACCGCGAATACAAGGTTCGCCCTGACTTAGAACAAGAGCGTTCCACCGTCCTTCACGCTTTGGAGGAAGGCCATAATAATACCGCTTGGATGGGTATGCTGGTAGCTGAGCGCATTGTGCGTGAGCAGCTGGAGGAGATGGAGCAGTTCGGCATCGGTTATCACCTACTCGTCTGGGAGAGCAATATTGTACGGGAGGGCTTCTGGGATGCGGCCTTTCAACTGCTGCAGCAGACACCGCAATTCAAGCAGGAGACGGCTGGCAAGCTAGCGGGATGCTGGGTGTTGAAGCAAGGGGATACGAATCATGAGGCACAGGGGGACGCGGATCAGCTCGAAGGGGATCATGAGCATCAGCTGGATAAGGTGCTAGTACGGTCGAACGGCATCTTGACCTATACGGCCAAAGATATTGCCTACCATCTCTGGAAGTTCGGCTTGCTGGGCAAAGATTTCGGTTACAAGCGGTTCGCGGACGGACTCTATACGACCACAGCCGCCAGCCTTGGCGCCCCTGTGGCCGACGCGTTTGGGCATGCCGATACCGTGATCAACGTCATCGATGCTCGCCAAGCGTATCCGCAGATGATGGTGAAGCAGGCGCTGGAGGTACTCGGCTTCCAAGACCAAGCAGATCAGCTCCGTCACATCAGCTATGGCGTCGTCTCGCTTAGTCCACGTTCGGCGGCGGACCTCGGCATCGATACGTCGGACGGCAAGAGTGCCTACGCCATGTCCGGCCGCCAAGGCATCGGCATCAAAATCTCGCGACTGCTCGATCTGATGGAGCAAGTGATCGCAGACAACCGGTCGAACCCGGACGGCTTGTCCAGCCGGTTGATCGCCGCCGCTTCGATCCGCTACTATCTGCTGCGGTTCAATCTGCAGACCGAAGTCGTCTTCGACCTGCAGCAGGCGACCGAAATCTCAGGCAATACCGGGGTCTACCTGTTGTATGCCTACGCGAGAGCCAGTACGCTCATGCATCGCGCTTCGGCAGAGCATGGCATCACGCCGCAGCTTCCTGCAGCGTTCCCTGACCTGCACCGCGCAGAATATGCGCTGCTCAGACAGCTCGCGTTATGGCCGGATACACTGCATGCCGCTGTGGAGGAATTATCGCCGAGCCTCATCTGCACGTACGCCCATGAGCTTGCGACGCTATTCAACAACTTCTACGGCGCCTGCCCGATTCTGAAGGGCGACGACGCTTCGAAGGCGTTCCGAGTCTGGTTGACTTCGAGGTTCCACGAGACGCTTGGCGACGCACTAAATACGCTCGGGCTGCCGACGCCAGAGCGTATGTGA
- a CDS encoding ABC transporter substrate-binding protein has protein sequence MRKGLFSVLTVIISGALLLSACSSPASTPAADSGKTEAGATTSEQTPTPAAGGITSLVKATDLAKLPENAKKRTDTIIVGLTDPSGAFTPFFHQSGYDGNVSSVLYSSLVKVDEKGLPIPGLAEKWDISDDQLTYTYHLRKDLKFSDGSPLTADDVAFTWTILHDKAYDGQYDILSTNIKGGKAYKEGKASSIEGIKIIDPLTISVTLEKVNATALTVLGTDVLSKAYYGKDYKFGQLDYIKNLHAKPLGNGPYKLDKFIPGQEVRFVANENYYAGKPKTEHFIYKTTEGDAFQFIETGEQDYGSFQATTDNIDRLQKLGFLNLEPYTASNYGYLQFNMEHEALKDKLVRQALTYGLDRQTIYVDSNQGAATIANIPTQQSSWAYTEEGINPYKYDPEKAKQLLDEAGWKEGTDGIREKDGKKLSIHFIGSKKKGTDIFIAVAKENYAAIGVQLEAEQFADFNAQIAKFESGDYDLVSFSTSILGDPSEGVMSFVDGEVKGYDNPKVKELYTKGLATTDIEERKAIYKELYQVINEDAPYIFTSYSKLILAYNGRIENIKINPSQGISASLPEWTLK, from the coding sequence ATGAGAAAGGGTTTATTTTCAGTACTAACGGTTATCATTAGCGGGGCACTCTTACTGTCGGCTTGCTCTTCACCTGCTTCGACGCCTGCGGCGGACAGCGGCAAGACCGAAGCGGGAGCGACAACTTCCGAACAGACTCCAACACCGGCAGCCGGCGGCATTACGAGTTTGGTCAAAGCGACAGATCTAGCGAAGCTTCCTGAGAATGCGAAGAAACGTACGGATACGATTATCGTCGGTTTAACGGATCCGAGCGGAGCATTCACGCCATTTTTCCATCAGAGCGGCTATGACGGCAACGTCTCTTCGGTCCTCTACTCCTCGCTCGTCAAAGTCGATGAGAAAGGTCTTCCGATCCCTGGCCTTGCAGAGAAATGGGACATCTCGGACGATCAATTAACGTATACATATCACCTTCGCAAAGATTTGAAATTTAGCGACGGATCGCCGCTTACGGCGGATGATGTGGCATTCACTTGGACGATTCTGCACGACAAAGCCTATGACGGCCAATACGATATCCTATCGACGAATATTAAGGGCGGCAAAGCGTACAAAGAAGGCAAAGCCTCTTCGATCGAAGGGATCAAGATTATCGACCCACTTACCATTTCGGTCACGCTCGAGAAGGTCAATGCAACGGCGCTTACCGTGCTTGGAACAGATGTCTTGTCCAAAGCTTATTACGGCAAAGACTACAAGTTCGGCCAACTGGATTACATCAAGAACTTACATGCGAAGCCGCTCGGCAATGGACCTTACAAGCTGGATAAATTTATTCCTGGTCAGGAAGTACGCTTTGTAGCGAATGAGAATTACTATGCAGGTAAGCCGAAGACTGAACATTTCATCTACAAAACAACGGAAGGCGACGCGTTCCAATTCATTGAGACAGGGGAGCAGGACTACGGCAGCTTCCAAGCGACTACGGACAATATTGACCGTCTGCAAAAGCTGGGCTTCTTGAACTTAGAGCCGTATACCGCGAGCAACTATGGGTATCTTCAATTCAATATGGAGCATGAAGCACTCAAGGATAAGCTTGTTCGTCAAGCATTAACCTATGGTCTCGACCGCCAGACCATCTATGTGGATTCGAACCAAGGAGCCGCGACCATCGCGAACATCCCGACGCAGCAGAGCTCATGGGCTTATACCGAAGAAGGTATCAACCCGTACAAGTATGATCCAGAGAAAGCAAAGCAATTGCTGGATGAAGCAGGCTGGAAGGAAGGAACGGACGGTATCCGCGAGAAAGACGGCAAGAAGTTGAGTATCCACTTCATTGGTTCCAAGAAGAAAGGTACGGATATTTTCATCGCCGTGGCCAAAGAAAACTATGCAGCGATCGGTGTTCAACTTGAAGCAGAACAATTCGCGGACTTCAATGCACAGATTGCGAAGTTCGAGAGCGGGGATTACGATCTTGTCTCCTTCTCTACATCGATTCTAGGTGACCCATCGGAAGGCGTGATGTCCTTCGTCGATGGTGAAGTGAAGGGGTACGACAATCCGAAGGTCAAAGAGCTCTATACGAAAGGACTTGCAACAACTGACATCGAGGAGCGCAAAGCGATCTATAAAGAGTTGTATCAAGTCATCAATGAAGACGCTCCGTACATCTTCACGAGCTACAGTAAATTGATCCTGGCGTACAACGGCCGTATTGAGAATATCAAAATCAATCCATCGCAAGGCATCTCGGCGAGTTTGCCGGAATGGACTTTGAAATAA
- a CDS encoding alpha-mannosidase gives MEQRRTAHIISHTHWDREWYLPYEKHHVRLVELVDALLDKLDQDPEFKSFCFDGQTIILEDYLQVRPGQRERLTKYIQEGRIIIGPWYILQDAFLTSGEANVRNMQVGHEDSKRFGEPAKIGYFPDTFGLVGQTPQLMQQSGITNAFFGRGVKPTGFNNTVSDGGYESSFSELTWEGPDGSKVLGILFANWYSNGNEVPTDKEEAKKFWDRKLADAEKYASTRELLFMNGCDHQPIQLDVPEAIRVAKELYPDTEFVHSNFIDYLAAVEGAMEKELSSVRGELRSQRTDGWGTLVNTASARVYLKQMNQTGQMLLEKVAEPLATFADLLGRPYPHDLLTYAWKTLMQNHPHDSICGCSVDEVHREMVTRFDKSRHVAESIVDASARTIADAIDTTGFSAHGEEPLPLVVFNTTGWSRTGVVSVELEVAKIYERDVLSAKERTERMKAVSLAGRVLVDTEGNAIPCTVEDLGVVFDYDLPNDKFRQPFLTRKVRLTFEAEGIPAMGLKTYAWVKRDEEASQLSSLVTGERSMANHLLQVEITGDGSFALTDKRTGRVFTDLGVYESTGDIGNEYMYKQPDGEQALTTRGLPAQIRVLEDSAYRASFEIVHAWEIPASAEELLEIEQRELVGWSVRKAQRSTKMVPFTIRTVLTLDRHGRGLQIETSYNNQAKDHRLRALFPTNVTASVHDVDSMFEIAKRSIEPAPEWTNPSNAQHQQAFVDVSEAGAGLTVANFGLNEYEVLRDGRNTIAVTLLRSVGELGDWGYFPTPEAQCIGEHTVRMEVIPHDGDGIASGAYAEAYQFQVPWTACQTGVQAGRVSAVCAPFSWESPAAAFSSLKMNPETGDMMLRWYNMSEQPVDMALQASIGTAQLYKTTILEQPAEPFASDATDGVTLPLGPCEIVTIGVKPARA, from the coding sequence ATGGAACAACGTAGAACAGCACATATTATTTCGCATACGCACTGGGATCGGGAATGGTATCTCCCTTACGAGAAGCATCATGTACGCCTTGTTGAACTGGTAGACGCACTGCTCGACAAGCTGGATCAAGATCCGGAGTTCAAGAGCTTCTGCTTCGACGGGCAGACGATTATCCTCGAAGACTATTTACAGGTTCGTCCCGGACAGCGCGAGCGTCTGACAAAATACATCCAAGAAGGCCGAATTATTATCGGCCCTTGGTACATTCTTCAGGATGCGTTCCTGACGAGCGGCGAAGCGAACGTACGCAATATGCAGGTCGGCCATGAGGACTCGAAGCGGTTCGGCGAACCTGCCAAAATCGGTTATTTCCCCGATACGTTCGGTCTTGTCGGACAGACGCCGCAGTTAATGCAGCAATCTGGCATTACGAACGCATTCTTCGGCCGCGGTGTGAAGCCGACAGGCTTCAACAATACGGTATCGGACGGGGGTTATGAGTCCTCGTTCTCCGAGCTGACGTGGGAAGGACCGGATGGTTCGAAGGTGCTCGGAATTCTGTTCGCGAACTGGTATTCGAACGGGAACGAAGTGCCGACGGATAAAGAAGAAGCAAAGAAATTCTGGGATCGCAAACTTGCGGATGCGGAGAAATATGCATCGACGCGGGAACTGCTCTTCATGAACGGCTGCGATCATCAACCGATTCAGCTGGATGTGCCGGAAGCGATTCGTGTGGCGAAGGAGCTCTATCCGGATACGGAATTCGTTCATTCGAATTTCATCGATTATCTCGCAGCGGTCGAAGGTGCGATGGAGAAGGAACTATCTTCAGTGCGCGGCGAGCTGCGCAGCCAGCGGACGGATGGATGGGGCACACTCGTGAATACGGCGTCCGCACGCGTCTACTTGAAGCAGATGAACCAGACAGGACAGATGCTATTGGAAAAAGTGGCGGAGCCGCTCGCGACGTTCGCGGATCTGCTCGGCCGTCCTTATCCGCATGATCTGCTCACGTATGCATGGAAGACGCTCATGCAGAACCATCCGCATGACAGCATCTGCGGATGCAGCGTGGACGAGGTGCATCGCGAGATGGTGACGCGCTTCGATAAGAGCCGTCATGTCGCGGAATCGATCGTAGATGCCAGCGCACGCACGATTGCGGACGCTATTGATACAACGGGCTTCAGCGCACATGGCGAAGAGCCGCTGCCGCTGGTCGTGTTCAATACAACAGGTTGGAGCCGCACGGGTGTCGTGTCGGTCGAGCTGGAAGTGGCGAAGATCTATGAACGCGATGTGCTGTCCGCGAAGGAGAGAACGGAACGCATGAAAGCCGTGAGTTTAGCAGGACGCGTGCTCGTGGACACGGAAGGCAACGCGATTCCTTGTACGGTAGAGGATCTGGGTGTGGTCTTCGACTATGATCTGCCGAACGATAAATTCCGTCAACCATTCTTGACGCGTAAAGTTCGATTGACGTTCGAAGCTGAGGGCATTCCTGCGATGGGGCTTAAGACGTATGCGTGGGTGAAACGCGATGAAGAGGCGTCGCAATTGAGTTCGCTTGTAACGGGTGAACGCAGCATGGCGAATCATCTGCTGCAAGTTGAGATCACGGGAGACGGCTCCTTCGCGCTTACGGATAAGCGGACAGGACGCGTATTTACTGATCTTGGCGTGTATGAGAGTACGGGCGATATCGGCAATGAATATATGTACAAGCAGCCGGATGGCGAACAAGCGTTAACGACGAGAGGACTTCCTGCGCAGATTCGCGTGCTGGAGGATTCCGCGTACCGCGCTTCGTTCGAGATCGTCCATGCTTGGGAAATCCCGGCATCGGCCGAGGAACTGCTCGAGATCGAGCAGCGCGAGTTGGTTGGCTGGTCCGTGCGCAAGGCGCAGCGTTCGACGAAAATGGTGCCATTCACTATTCGTACAGTGCTGACGCTGGATCGTCACGGTCGTGGCTTACAGATCGAGACGTCGTATAACAATCAAGCGAAGGATCATCGTCTTCGCGCTTTGTTCCCGACGAACGTAACGGCGAGCGTGCATGACGTTGACTCGATGTTCGAGATTGCGAAGCGTTCGATCGAGCCTGCACCGGAGTGGACGAACCCGAGCAATGCGCAGCACCAGCAAGCTTTCGTCGACGTGAGCGAAGCGGGAGCAGGTCTGACGGTAGCGAACTTCGGATTGAACGAATACGAAGTACTCCGCGATGGACGCAATACGATTGCCGTGACGCTGCTTCGCAGCGTTGGCGAACTCGGCGACTGGGGCTACTTCCCGACGCCGGAAGCGCAGTGCATTGGCGAACATACGGTGCGCATGGAAGTCATCCCACATGACGGTGACGGCATCGCATCTGGCGCCTATGCGGAAGCATATCAGTTCCAAGTGCCTTGGACGGCTTGCCAGACGGGCGTGCAAGCGGGGCGCGTGAGCGCGGTATGCGCACCGTTCAGCTGGGAATCACCGGCTGCGGCATTCTCCTCCTTGAAGATGAATCCGGAGACGGGCGATATGATGCTGCGTTGGTACAACATGAGCGAGCAGCCGGTTGATATGGCGCTGCAGGCGTCGATTGGGACGGCGCAGCTGTACAAGACGACGATCTTGGAGCAGCCTGCGGAGCCGTTCGCAAGCGATGCAACGGACGGCGTAACGCTGCCGCTTGGGCCATGCGAGATCGTGACGATTGGCGTGAAGCCGGCGCGTGCGTAA